Part of the Anaerotignum faecicola genome, GCGTAAAGACTGCAATTTAAATCAAAAAGAAATGGGAGAGATTCTTGGGGTGCCGCAAAGAACTTATGCTCATTACGAAGCTGGAGATGTTAATATTCCGATAGAAATTTTACACGAATTAGCAA contains:
- a CDS encoding helix-turn-helix domain-containing protein — encoded protein: RKDCNLNQKEMGEILGVPQRTYAHYEAGDVNIPIEILHELAKFHKTSVDYLTGLTDTRKPYPLSQKYHLLTSKKS